A stretch of the Nerophis ophidion isolate RoL-2023_Sa linkage group LG27, RoL_Noph_v1.0, whole genome shotgun sequence genome encodes the following:
- the l3mbtl1 gene encoding lethal(3)malignant brain tumor-like protein 1 isoform X1 produces MEMKSCVVYKSEEKRTVNSPVLLDLTRNAAESAHAHGEAAAGAQSWPPYFRVGAIAKEANNKQEVKTAMSTKANVEAPPSSSPNRAPAAPPSSSPAEAMANEARTLPAATTALLLPAPPPGHQKVELITPTVAATDLNRGGGASEAATPTLSAQVGRACSIVHVLEWKEGVAILPGSNLKFCVSEVGALSTLMTPGTPSMASEAPAGTSSLCSKADKSSVEQAGAAPAGSVRSGEAEAEAEAEADRSPQVQAELQHKKSFYSEELHRERSLGVEKVPAGGRVSLNLEQMKPMRKRKRKEYMSPSDEDSDMEDDKMEDSRANSRHIRAGGDMKAEQWTWTQYLQETKSIAAPDHLFHESQRAPAVKKAFKQGMKLEGIDPQHPSMYFVLTVAEVCGHRLRLHFDGYSDCHDFWVNANSPDVHPVGWCERTGHKLHTPKGCKEEEFTWANYLKMTKAQVAPEELFASPGRTDVQCGFQVGMKLEAVDRMNPSLICVATVTDAVDRRFLVHFDNWDDTYDYWSASPNNISWCDASSPYIHPIGWCQEKSLPLTPPQADYPDQADFSWSRYLTETGSKAVAPEAFQTRPAHHFLPHMKLEAVDKRSPGLIRVATVEEVETHRIKIHYDGWSHVYDEWMDSDHPDIHPAGWCEATAHPLKAPPHHAKIHQTHDVTMMAVQSAYPAPVPFKAVSHSRSSKYSFHNRKCPTPGCDGSGHVTGRFTAHHCVSGCPLAERNQSRLKAELSDSESRRSFFFAQKNKKTSHFRGRIGRPPKYRKNQQRDFLNMSYTSSVSGPSERAVSLCWEQHCKLLPGVEGIVANQVAAWSVEEVFTFVQNLIGCEDQARLFKEEMIDGEAFLLLTQTDIVKIMSIKLGPALKISNAILMFKSADEAPK; encoded by the exons CAGGAAGTGAAAACTGCAATGAGCACCAAAGCCAACGTCGAGGCTCCGCCCTCCTCTTCGCCCAACCGTGCCCCCGCGGCCCCGCCCTCCTCTTCGCCTGCTGAGGCCATGGCCAACGAGGCTCGGACTCTGCCGGCCGCCACCACGGCCCTGCTCCTACCGG CGCCGCCTCCAGGCCATCAAAAAGTGGAGCTGATCACGCCCACTGTGGCGGCAACAGACCTGAATAGAGGAGGCGGGGCCAGCGAGGCGGCCACGCCCACTTTGTCGGCACAGGTGGGCAGGGCTTGCAGCATCGTTCACGTACTGGAATGGAAGGAGGGCGTGGCCATCTTGCCCGGGAGTAACCTGAAG ttctGTGTGAGCGAGGTGGGTGCATTGAGCACGCTGATGACCCCGGGGACCCCCAGCATGGCCAGTGAAGCCCCAGCAGGGACCTCCAGTCTGTGCAGCAAAGCAGACAAGTCCAGCGTGGAGCAGGCTG GTGCCGCTCCAGCGGGCTCGGTGAGAAGTGGGGAGGCGGAGGCGGAGGCAGAGGCGGAGGCGGACAGGTCCCCTCAGGTCCAGGCGGAGCTCCAGCACAAGAAGAGCTTTTACAGCGAGGAGCTCCACAGGGA GAGGAGCCTGGGCGTGGAGAAGGTGCCGGCGGGAGGGAGGGTCTCCTTGAACCTGGAGCAGATGAAGCCcatgaggaagaggaagaggaaggagTACATGAGTCCTTCTGATGAAGACTCCGACATGGAG gatgaCAAAATGGAAGATTCCAGAGCAAACAGCAGACACATCAGAGCAG GTGGAGACATGAAGGCAGAGCAGTGGACCTGGACACAATATCTCCAAGAAACTAAGTCCATCGCCGCTCCAGACCACCTTTTCCACGAG AGCCAGAGAGCTCCTGCGGTGAAGAAGGCCTTCAAGCAGGGCATGAAGCTGGAGGGCATCGACCCTCAGCACCCGTCCATGTACTTTGTTCTCACCGTGGCCGAG GTGTGCGGCCACCGTCTGCGCCTTCACTTCGACGGCTACTCGGACTGCCACGACTTCTGGGTCAACGCCAACTCGCCCGACGTGCACCCGGTGGGCTGGTGTGAGCGCACGGGCCACAAGCTGCACACGCCCAAAG GTTGTAAAGAGGAGGAGTTTACCTGGGCCAACTACCTGAAGATGACCAAAGCACAAGTGGCTCCTGAAGAACTCTTTGCCAGTCCTGGCAGG ACGGACGTGCAGTGCGGCTTCCAGGTGGGCATGAAACTGGAGGCCGTGGACCGCATGAACCCTTCACTCATCTGCGTGGCCACCGTCACCGACGCCGTGGACCGCCGCTTCCTGGTCCACTTTGACAACTGGGACGACACCTACGACTACTGGTCAGCAAGTCCAAACAATATTTCATG GTGTGATGCCAGCAGTCCGTACATTCACCCCATTGGTTGGTGCCAGGAGAAGAGTCTTCCCCTCACCCCACCTCAAG CAGACTACCCCGACCAGGCAGACTTCTCCTGGTCACGCTACCTGACTGAGACGGGCTCCAAGGCAGTGGCGCCCGAGGCTTTCCAAACG CGTCCTGCACACCACTTCCTGCCGCACATGAAGCTGGAGGCTGTGGACAAGAGAAGTCCTGGTCTCATCAGGGTGGCCACAGTGGAGGAAGTGGAGACTCACCGCATCAAG ATCCACTATGACGGCTGGAGTCACGTGTATGACGAGTGGATGGACTCCGACCACCCCGACATACACCCGGCAGGATGGTGCGAGGCCACCGCTCACCCACTCAAGGCCCCCCCGCACCATGCCAAAATACATCAGACCCACG ATGTGACCATGATGGCGGTCCAGTCCGCCTACCCTGCACCAGTTCCCTTCAAGGCCGTCAGTCACAGCAGGAGCAGCAAGTACAGTTTCCACAACAG GAAGTGTCCGACTCCCGGCTGCGACGGCTCGGGTCACGTGACAGGGCGCTTCACGGCCCACCACTGCGTGTCGGGCTGCCCGCTGGCCGAGCGCAACCAGAGCAGGCTGAAGGCCGAGCTGTCGGACTCGGAGAGCAGGAGGAGCTTCTTCTTCGCGCAGAAGAACAAGAAGACCTCACATTTCCGTGGCAG GATCGGTCGCCCCCCCAAATACAGAAAGAACCAGCAGAGAGACTTTCTCA ACATGTCCTACACGTCATCAGTGAGCGGTCCATCAGAGCGTGCAGTCTCTCTGTGCTGGGAGCAACACTGCAAACTACTTCCTGGAGTGGAGGGCATCGTAGCCAATCAGGTGGCAGCGTGGAGCGTGGAGGag GTCTTCACTTTCGTGCAGAATCTAATCGGCTGTGAGGACCAGGCTCGTCTCTTCAAAGAAGAG ATGATTGACGGCGAGGccttcctgctgctgacgcagACGGACATCGTGAAGATCATGAGCATCAAGCTAGGCCCCGCCCTCAAGATCTCCAACGCCATCCTCATGTTCAAGAGCGCAGACGAGGCTCCCAAATGA
- the l3mbtl1 gene encoding lethal(3)malignant brain tumor-like protein 1 isoform X2, translating to MEMKSCVVYKSEEKRTVNSPVLLDLTRNAAESAHAHGEAAAGAQSWPPYFRVGAIAKEANNKQEVKTAMSTKANVEAPPSSSPNRAPAAPPSSSPAEAMANEARTLPAATTALLLPAPPPGHQKVELITPTVAATDLNRGGGASEAATPTLSAQVGRACSIVHVLEWKEGVAILPGSNLKFCVSEVGALSTLMTPGTPSMASEAPAGTSSLCSKADKSSVEQAGAAPAGSVRSGEAEAEAEAEADRSPQVQAELQHKKSFYSEELHRERSLGVEKVPAGGRVSLNLEQMKPMRKRKRKEYMSPSDEDSDMEDDKMEDSRANSRHIRAGGDMKAEQWTWTQYLQETKSIAAPDHLFHESQRAPAVKKAFKQGMKLEGIDPQHPSMYFVLTVAEVCGHRLRLHFDGYSDCHDFWVNANSPDVHPVGWCERTGHKLHTPKGCKEEEFTWANYLKMTKAQVAPEELFASPGRTDVQCGFQVGMKLEAVDRMNPSLICVATVTDAVDRRFLVHFDNWDDTYDYWSASPNNISWCDASSPYIHPIGWCQEKSLPLTPPQDYPDQADFSWSRYLTETGSKAVAPEAFQTRPAHHFLPHMKLEAVDKRSPGLIRVATVEEVETHRIKIHYDGWSHVYDEWMDSDHPDIHPAGWCEATAHPLKAPPHHAKIHQTHDVTMMAVQSAYPAPVPFKAVSHSRSSKYSFHNRKCPTPGCDGSGHVTGRFTAHHCVSGCPLAERNQSRLKAELSDSESRRSFFFAQKNKKTSHFRGRIGRPPKYRKNQQRDFLNMSYTSSVSGPSERAVSLCWEQHCKLLPGVEGIVANQVAAWSVEEVFTFVQNLIGCEDQARLFKEEMIDGEAFLLLTQTDIVKIMSIKLGPALKISNAILMFKSADEAPK from the exons CAGGAAGTGAAAACTGCAATGAGCACCAAAGCCAACGTCGAGGCTCCGCCCTCCTCTTCGCCCAACCGTGCCCCCGCGGCCCCGCCCTCCTCTTCGCCTGCTGAGGCCATGGCCAACGAGGCTCGGACTCTGCCGGCCGCCACCACGGCCCTGCTCCTACCGG CGCCGCCTCCAGGCCATCAAAAAGTGGAGCTGATCACGCCCACTGTGGCGGCAACAGACCTGAATAGAGGAGGCGGGGCCAGCGAGGCGGCCACGCCCACTTTGTCGGCACAGGTGGGCAGGGCTTGCAGCATCGTTCACGTACTGGAATGGAAGGAGGGCGTGGCCATCTTGCCCGGGAGTAACCTGAAG ttctGTGTGAGCGAGGTGGGTGCATTGAGCACGCTGATGACCCCGGGGACCCCCAGCATGGCCAGTGAAGCCCCAGCAGGGACCTCCAGTCTGTGCAGCAAAGCAGACAAGTCCAGCGTGGAGCAGGCTG GTGCCGCTCCAGCGGGCTCGGTGAGAAGTGGGGAGGCGGAGGCGGAGGCAGAGGCGGAGGCGGACAGGTCCCCTCAGGTCCAGGCGGAGCTCCAGCACAAGAAGAGCTTTTACAGCGAGGAGCTCCACAGGGA GAGGAGCCTGGGCGTGGAGAAGGTGCCGGCGGGAGGGAGGGTCTCCTTGAACCTGGAGCAGATGAAGCCcatgaggaagaggaagaggaaggagTACATGAGTCCTTCTGATGAAGACTCCGACATGGAG gatgaCAAAATGGAAGATTCCAGAGCAAACAGCAGACACATCAGAGCAG GTGGAGACATGAAGGCAGAGCAGTGGACCTGGACACAATATCTCCAAGAAACTAAGTCCATCGCCGCTCCAGACCACCTTTTCCACGAG AGCCAGAGAGCTCCTGCGGTGAAGAAGGCCTTCAAGCAGGGCATGAAGCTGGAGGGCATCGACCCTCAGCACCCGTCCATGTACTTTGTTCTCACCGTGGCCGAG GTGTGCGGCCACCGTCTGCGCCTTCACTTCGACGGCTACTCGGACTGCCACGACTTCTGGGTCAACGCCAACTCGCCCGACGTGCACCCGGTGGGCTGGTGTGAGCGCACGGGCCACAAGCTGCACACGCCCAAAG GTTGTAAAGAGGAGGAGTTTACCTGGGCCAACTACCTGAAGATGACCAAAGCACAAGTGGCTCCTGAAGAACTCTTTGCCAGTCCTGGCAGG ACGGACGTGCAGTGCGGCTTCCAGGTGGGCATGAAACTGGAGGCCGTGGACCGCATGAACCCTTCACTCATCTGCGTGGCCACCGTCACCGACGCCGTGGACCGCCGCTTCCTGGTCCACTTTGACAACTGGGACGACACCTACGACTACTGGTCAGCAAGTCCAAACAATATTTCATG GTGTGATGCCAGCAGTCCGTACATTCACCCCATTGGTTGGTGCCAGGAGAAGAGTCTTCCCCTCACCCCACCTCAAG ACTACCCCGACCAGGCAGACTTCTCCTGGTCACGCTACCTGACTGAGACGGGCTCCAAGGCAGTGGCGCCCGAGGCTTTCCAAACG CGTCCTGCACACCACTTCCTGCCGCACATGAAGCTGGAGGCTGTGGACAAGAGAAGTCCTGGTCTCATCAGGGTGGCCACAGTGGAGGAAGTGGAGACTCACCGCATCAAG ATCCACTATGACGGCTGGAGTCACGTGTATGACGAGTGGATGGACTCCGACCACCCCGACATACACCCGGCAGGATGGTGCGAGGCCACCGCTCACCCACTCAAGGCCCCCCCGCACCATGCCAAAATACATCAGACCCACG ATGTGACCATGATGGCGGTCCAGTCCGCCTACCCTGCACCAGTTCCCTTCAAGGCCGTCAGTCACAGCAGGAGCAGCAAGTACAGTTTCCACAACAG GAAGTGTCCGACTCCCGGCTGCGACGGCTCGGGTCACGTGACAGGGCGCTTCACGGCCCACCACTGCGTGTCGGGCTGCCCGCTGGCCGAGCGCAACCAGAGCAGGCTGAAGGCCGAGCTGTCGGACTCGGAGAGCAGGAGGAGCTTCTTCTTCGCGCAGAAGAACAAGAAGACCTCACATTTCCGTGGCAG GATCGGTCGCCCCCCCAAATACAGAAAGAACCAGCAGAGAGACTTTCTCA ACATGTCCTACACGTCATCAGTGAGCGGTCCATCAGAGCGTGCAGTCTCTCTGTGCTGGGAGCAACACTGCAAACTACTTCCTGGAGTGGAGGGCATCGTAGCCAATCAGGTGGCAGCGTGGAGCGTGGAGGag GTCTTCACTTTCGTGCAGAATCTAATCGGCTGTGAGGACCAGGCTCGTCTCTTCAAAGAAGAG ATGATTGACGGCGAGGccttcctgctgctgacgcagACGGACATCGTGAAGATCATGAGCATCAAGCTAGGCCCCGCCCTCAAGATCTCCAACGCCATCCTCATGTTCAAGAGCGCAGACGAGGCTCCCAAATGA
- the l3mbtl1 gene encoding lethal(3)malignant brain tumor-like protein 1 isoform X4, translated as MEMKSCVVYKSEEKRTVNSPVLLDLTRNAAESAHAHGEAAAGAQSWPPYFRVGAIAKEANNKQEVKTAMSTKANVEAPPSSSPNRAPAAPPSSSPAEAMANEARTLPAATTALLLPAPPPGHQKVELITPTVAATDLNRGGGASEAATPTLSAQVGRACSIVHVLEWKEGVAILPGSNLKFCVSEVGALSTLMTPGTPSMASEAPAGTSSLCSKADKSSVEQAGAAPAGSVRSGEAEAEAEAEADRSPQVQAELQHKKSFYSEELHRERSLGVEKVPAGGRVSLNLEQMKPMRKRKRKEYMSPSDEDSDMEDDKMEDSRANSRHIRAGGDMKAEQWTWTQYLQETKSIAAPDHLFHESQRAPAVKKAFKQGMKLEGIDPQHPSMYFVLTVAEVCGHRLRLHFDGYSDCHDFWVNANSPDVHPVGWCERTGHKLHTPKGCKEEEFTWANYLKMTKAQVAPEELFASPGRTDVQCGFQVGMKLEAVDRMNPSLICVATVTDAVDRRFLVHFDNWDDTYDYWCDASSPYIHPIGWCQEKSLPLTPPQADYPDQADFSWSRYLTETGSKAVAPEAFQTRPAHHFLPHMKLEAVDKRSPGLIRVATVEEVETHRIKIHYDGWSHVYDEWMDSDHPDIHPAGWCEATAHPLKAPPHHAKIHQTHDVTMMAVQSAYPAPVPFKAVSHSRSSKYSFHNRKCPTPGCDGSGHVTGRFTAHHCVSGCPLAERNQSRLKAELSDSESRRSFFFAQKNKKTSHFRGRIGRPPKYRKNQQRDFLNMSYTSSVSGPSERAVSLCWEQHCKLLPGVEGIVANQVAAWSVEEVFTFVQNLIGCEDQARLFKEEMIDGEAFLLLTQTDIVKIMSIKLGPALKISNAILMFKSADEAPK; from the exons CAGGAAGTGAAAACTGCAATGAGCACCAAAGCCAACGTCGAGGCTCCGCCCTCCTCTTCGCCCAACCGTGCCCCCGCGGCCCCGCCCTCCTCTTCGCCTGCTGAGGCCATGGCCAACGAGGCTCGGACTCTGCCGGCCGCCACCACGGCCCTGCTCCTACCGG CGCCGCCTCCAGGCCATCAAAAAGTGGAGCTGATCACGCCCACTGTGGCGGCAACAGACCTGAATAGAGGAGGCGGGGCCAGCGAGGCGGCCACGCCCACTTTGTCGGCACAGGTGGGCAGGGCTTGCAGCATCGTTCACGTACTGGAATGGAAGGAGGGCGTGGCCATCTTGCCCGGGAGTAACCTGAAG ttctGTGTGAGCGAGGTGGGTGCATTGAGCACGCTGATGACCCCGGGGACCCCCAGCATGGCCAGTGAAGCCCCAGCAGGGACCTCCAGTCTGTGCAGCAAAGCAGACAAGTCCAGCGTGGAGCAGGCTG GTGCCGCTCCAGCGGGCTCGGTGAGAAGTGGGGAGGCGGAGGCGGAGGCAGAGGCGGAGGCGGACAGGTCCCCTCAGGTCCAGGCGGAGCTCCAGCACAAGAAGAGCTTTTACAGCGAGGAGCTCCACAGGGA GAGGAGCCTGGGCGTGGAGAAGGTGCCGGCGGGAGGGAGGGTCTCCTTGAACCTGGAGCAGATGAAGCCcatgaggaagaggaagaggaaggagTACATGAGTCCTTCTGATGAAGACTCCGACATGGAG gatgaCAAAATGGAAGATTCCAGAGCAAACAGCAGACACATCAGAGCAG GTGGAGACATGAAGGCAGAGCAGTGGACCTGGACACAATATCTCCAAGAAACTAAGTCCATCGCCGCTCCAGACCACCTTTTCCACGAG AGCCAGAGAGCTCCTGCGGTGAAGAAGGCCTTCAAGCAGGGCATGAAGCTGGAGGGCATCGACCCTCAGCACCCGTCCATGTACTTTGTTCTCACCGTGGCCGAG GTGTGCGGCCACCGTCTGCGCCTTCACTTCGACGGCTACTCGGACTGCCACGACTTCTGGGTCAACGCCAACTCGCCCGACGTGCACCCGGTGGGCTGGTGTGAGCGCACGGGCCACAAGCTGCACACGCCCAAAG GTTGTAAAGAGGAGGAGTTTACCTGGGCCAACTACCTGAAGATGACCAAAGCACAAGTGGCTCCTGAAGAACTCTTTGCCAGTCCTGGCAGG ACGGACGTGCAGTGCGGCTTCCAGGTGGGCATGAAACTGGAGGCCGTGGACCGCATGAACCCTTCACTCATCTGCGTGGCCACCGTCACCGACGCCGTGGACCGCCGCTTCCTGGTCCACTTTGACAACTGGGACGACACCTACGACTACTG GTGTGATGCCAGCAGTCCGTACATTCACCCCATTGGTTGGTGCCAGGAGAAGAGTCTTCCCCTCACCCCACCTCAAG CAGACTACCCCGACCAGGCAGACTTCTCCTGGTCACGCTACCTGACTGAGACGGGCTCCAAGGCAGTGGCGCCCGAGGCTTTCCAAACG CGTCCTGCACACCACTTCCTGCCGCACATGAAGCTGGAGGCTGTGGACAAGAGAAGTCCTGGTCTCATCAGGGTGGCCACAGTGGAGGAAGTGGAGACTCACCGCATCAAG ATCCACTATGACGGCTGGAGTCACGTGTATGACGAGTGGATGGACTCCGACCACCCCGACATACACCCGGCAGGATGGTGCGAGGCCACCGCTCACCCACTCAAGGCCCCCCCGCACCATGCCAAAATACATCAGACCCACG ATGTGACCATGATGGCGGTCCAGTCCGCCTACCCTGCACCAGTTCCCTTCAAGGCCGTCAGTCACAGCAGGAGCAGCAAGTACAGTTTCCACAACAG GAAGTGTCCGACTCCCGGCTGCGACGGCTCGGGTCACGTGACAGGGCGCTTCACGGCCCACCACTGCGTGTCGGGCTGCCCGCTGGCCGAGCGCAACCAGAGCAGGCTGAAGGCCGAGCTGTCGGACTCGGAGAGCAGGAGGAGCTTCTTCTTCGCGCAGAAGAACAAGAAGACCTCACATTTCCGTGGCAG GATCGGTCGCCCCCCCAAATACAGAAAGAACCAGCAGAGAGACTTTCTCA ACATGTCCTACACGTCATCAGTGAGCGGTCCATCAGAGCGTGCAGTCTCTCTGTGCTGGGAGCAACACTGCAAACTACTTCCTGGAGTGGAGGGCATCGTAGCCAATCAGGTGGCAGCGTGGAGCGTGGAGGag GTCTTCACTTTCGTGCAGAATCTAATCGGCTGTGAGGACCAGGCTCGTCTCTTCAAAGAAGAG ATGATTGACGGCGAGGccttcctgctgctgacgcagACGGACATCGTGAAGATCATGAGCATCAAGCTAGGCCCCGCCCTCAAGATCTCCAACGCCATCCTCATGTTCAAGAGCGCAGACGAGGCTCCCAAATGA
- the l3mbtl1 gene encoding lethal(3)malignant brain tumor-like protein 1 isoform X5: MEMKSCVVYKSEEKRTVNSPVLLDLTRNAAESAHAHGEAAAGAQSWPPYFRVGAIAKEANNKQEVKTAMSTKANVEAPPSSSPNRAPAAPPSSSPAEAMANEARTLPAATTALLLPAPPPGHQKVELITPTVAATDLNRGGGASEAATPTLSAQVGRACSIVHVLEWKEGVAILPGSNLKFCVSEVGALSTLMTPGTPSMASEAPAGTSSLCSKADKSSVEQAGAAPAGSVRSGEAEAEAEAEADRSPQVQAELQHKKSFYSEELHRERSLGVEKVPAGGRVSLNLEQMKPMRKRKRKEYMSPSDEDSDMEDDKMEDSRANSRHIRAGGDMKAEQWTWTQYLQETKSIAAPDHLFHESQRAPAVKKAFKQGMKLEGIDPQHPSMYFVLTVAEVCGHRLRLHFDGYSDCHDFWVNANSPDVHPVGWCERTGHKLHTPKGCKEEEFTWANYLKMTKAQVAPEELFASPGRTDVQCGFQVGMKLEAVDRMNPSLICVATVTDAVDRRFLVHFDNWDDTYDYWCDASSPYIHPIGWCQEKSLPLTPPQDYPDQADFSWSRYLTETGSKAVAPEAFQTRPAHHFLPHMKLEAVDKRSPGLIRVATVEEVETHRIKIHYDGWSHVYDEWMDSDHPDIHPAGWCEATAHPLKAPPHHAKIHQTHDVTMMAVQSAYPAPVPFKAVSHSRSSKYSFHNRKCPTPGCDGSGHVTGRFTAHHCVSGCPLAERNQSRLKAELSDSESRRSFFFAQKNKKTSHFRGRIGRPPKYRKNQQRDFLNMSYTSSVSGPSERAVSLCWEQHCKLLPGVEGIVANQVAAWSVEEVFTFVQNLIGCEDQARLFKEEMIDGEAFLLLTQTDIVKIMSIKLGPALKISNAILMFKSADEAPK, encoded by the exons CAGGAAGTGAAAACTGCAATGAGCACCAAAGCCAACGTCGAGGCTCCGCCCTCCTCTTCGCCCAACCGTGCCCCCGCGGCCCCGCCCTCCTCTTCGCCTGCTGAGGCCATGGCCAACGAGGCTCGGACTCTGCCGGCCGCCACCACGGCCCTGCTCCTACCGG CGCCGCCTCCAGGCCATCAAAAAGTGGAGCTGATCACGCCCACTGTGGCGGCAACAGACCTGAATAGAGGAGGCGGGGCCAGCGAGGCGGCCACGCCCACTTTGTCGGCACAGGTGGGCAGGGCTTGCAGCATCGTTCACGTACTGGAATGGAAGGAGGGCGTGGCCATCTTGCCCGGGAGTAACCTGAAG ttctGTGTGAGCGAGGTGGGTGCATTGAGCACGCTGATGACCCCGGGGACCCCCAGCATGGCCAGTGAAGCCCCAGCAGGGACCTCCAGTCTGTGCAGCAAAGCAGACAAGTCCAGCGTGGAGCAGGCTG GTGCCGCTCCAGCGGGCTCGGTGAGAAGTGGGGAGGCGGAGGCGGAGGCAGAGGCGGAGGCGGACAGGTCCCCTCAGGTCCAGGCGGAGCTCCAGCACAAGAAGAGCTTTTACAGCGAGGAGCTCCACAGGGA GAGGAGCCTGGGCGTGGAGAAGGTGCCGGCGGGAGGGAGGGTCTCCTTGAACCTGGAGCAGATGAAGCCcatgaggaagaggaagaggaaggagTACATGAGTCCTTCTGATGAAGACTCCGACATGGAG gatgaCAAAATGGAAGATTCCAGAGCAAACAGCAGACACATCAGAGCAG GTGGAGACATGAAGGCAGAGCAGTGGACCTGGACACAATATCTCCAAGAAACTAAGTCCATCGCCGCTCCAGACCACCTTTTCCACGAG AGCCAGAGAGCTCCTGCGGTGAAGAAGGCCTTCAAGCAGGGCATGAAGCTGGAGGGCATCGACCCTCAGCACCCGTCCATGTACTTTGTTCTCACCGTGGCCGAG GTGTGCGGCCACCGTCTGCGCCTTCACTTCGACGGCTACTCGGACTGCCACGACTTCTGGGTCAACGCCAACTCGCCCGACGTGCACCCGGTGGGCTGGTGTGAGCGCACGGGCCACAAGCTGCACACGCCCAAAG GTTGTAAAGAGGAGGAGTTTACCTGGGCCAACTACCTGAAGATGACCAAAGCACAAGTGGCTCCTGAAGAACTCTTTGCCAGTCCTGGCAGG ACGGACGTGCAGTGCGGCTTCCAGGTGGGCATGAAACTGGAGGCCGTGGACCGCATGAACCCTTCACTCATCTGCGTGGCCACCGTCACCGACGCCGTGGACCGCCGCTTCCTGGTCCACTTTGACAACTGGGACGACACCTACGACTACTG GTGTGATGCCAGCAGTCCGTACATTCACCCCATTGGTTGGTGCCAGGAGAAGAGTCTTCCCCTCACCCCACCTCAAG ACTACCCCGACCAGGCAGACTTCTCCTGGTCACGCTACCTGACTGAGACGGGCTCCAAGGCAGTGGCGCCCGAGGCTTTCCAAACG CGTCCTGCACACCACTTCCTGCCGCACATGAAGCTGGAGGCTGTGGACAAGAGAAGTCCTGGTCTCATCAGGGTGGCCACAGTGGAGGAAGTGGAGACTCACCGCATCAAG ATCCACTATGACGGCTGGAGTCACGTGTATGACGAGTGGATGGACTCCGACCACCCCGACATACACCCGGCAGGATGGTGCGAGGCCACCGCTCACCCACTCAAGGCCCCCCCGCACCATGCCAAAATACATCAGACCCACG ATGTGACCATGATGGCGGTCCAGTCCGCCTACCCTGCACCAGTTCCCTTCAAGGCCGTCAGTCACAGCAGGAGCAGCAAGTACAGTTTCCACAACAG GAAGTGTCCGACTCCCGGCTGCGACGGCTCGGGTCACGTGACAGGGCGCTTCACGGCCCACCACTGCGTGTCGGGCTGCCCGCTGGCCGAGCGCAACCAGAGCAGGCTGAAGGCCGAGCTGTCGGACTCGGAGAGCAGGAGGAGCTTCTTCTTCGCGCAGAAGAACAAGAAGACCTCACATTTCCGTGGCAG GATCGGTCGCCCCCCCAAATACAGAAAGAACCAGCAGAGAGACTTTCTCA ACATGTCCTACACGTCATCAGTGAGCGGTCCATCAGAGCGTGCAGTCTCTCTGTGCTGGGAGCAACACTGCAAACTACTTCCTGGAGTGGAGGGCATCGTAGCCAATCAGGTGGCAGCGTGGAGCGTGGAGGag GTCTTCACTTTCGTGCAGAATCTAATCGGCTGTGAGGACCAGGCTCGTCTCTTCAAAGAAGAG ATGATTGACGGCGAGGccttcctgctgctgacgcagACGGACATCGTGAAGATCATGAGCATCAAGCTAGGCCCCGCCCTCAAGATCTCCAACGCCATCCTCATGTTCAAGAGCGCAGACGAGGCTCCCAAATGA